A region of Beijerinckia sp. 28-YEA-48 DNA encodes the following proteins:
- a CDS encoding RidA family protein — MKSAARLALGTCVAALLTVSLAAQAEVIRKSVPNAPIASSVQVSGNVTTYYLSGQVPSIANKDADPRSPQAYGDVEAQTVSILEKIKASLEGYGLTMGDVVKMQVYLVHTDKTPMDFKGFSQGYSKFFGGSQPNLPARSTMGVSALVNPGWLVEIEVTAAKVSK; from the coding sequence ATGAAATCCGCTGCACGGCTCGCTCTCGGCACCTGCGTCGCCGCGTTACTGACTGTCTCGCTCGCGGCACAAGCCGAAGTCATCAGAAAATCCGTTCCCAACGCGCCAATCGCCTCCAGCGTGCAGGTCTCCGGCAATGTGACGACCTATTACCTGTCCGGCCAAGTGCCCTCGATCGCCAACAAGGATGCCGATCCGCGTAGCCCGCAGGCCTATGGCGATGTCGAAGCGCAGACCGTCAGCATATTGGAGAAGATCAAGGCTTCGCTGGAAGGCTATGGTCTCACCATGGGCGACGTGGTGAAGATGCAGGTTTACCTGGTCCACACCGACAAGACGCCGATGGATTTTAAAGGCTTCTCGCAGGGCTACAGCAAATTCTTTGGCGGCAGCCAGCCCAATCTTCCGGCACGCTCGACCATGGGTGTCTCAGCCCTCGTCAATCCAGGCTGGCTCGTCGAGATCGAAGTCACCGCC
- a CDS encoding cytochrome c — translation MIRFSFSPVRALVLGVLALPLALSTTQAQDLKPTIGPPGFAFAPKDGPNLYVTVCQGCHMPGGKGAVGAGIYPALANNKNLEAGAYPVEVVVNGLRGMPPFRAMLNDEQVAAVVNYVRTSFGNKYTDAVTAEDVKLARPTN, via the coding sequence ATGATCCGTTTCTCTTTCTCCCCGGTTCGCGCCTTGGTCCTTGGCGTGCTCGCACTGCCGCTCGCGCTGTCGACGACGCAAGCGCAGGATCTGAAGCCGACGATCGGCCCGCCTGGCTTCGCCTTCGCCCCGAAGGATGGCCCCAACCTCTATGTCACCGTCTGCCAGGGTTGCCACATGCCAGGCGGTAAAGGCGCCGTCGGCGCGGGCATTTATCCAGCCCTGGCCAACAACAAGAACCTCGAAGCCGGCGCCTATCCGGTCGAAGTGGTCGTCAACGGCTTGAGAGGCATGCCGCCGTTCCGTGCCATGCTGAACGACGAACAAGTGGCGGCCGTCGTCAACTATGTGCGCACCAGCTTCGGCAACAAATACACCGACGCTGTCACCGCCGAGGACGTCAAACTAGCGAGACCTACGAATTGA
- a CDS encoding flavin monoamine oxidase family protein produces the protein MGSETQNDSGMSRRDLLAMVGMAAGSVAMYQAMTSMGLAGESTYRGSPNLKGAPKGTSVLILGAGLAGLTAAYELRKAGYKVTVLEYNERPGGRNWSIRGGDKITELGGETQTCGFAKGHYFNPGPWRIPYNHHAVIDYCRQLGVALEPFACLNHNAYFHSTNAFGGKPQRIREIDADLRGHVSDLLAKSAQQDKLDESVSKEDKETLLTALRNWGGLDNEYRYTKSAAAATLRGYERYPGGGLAGPSTPSEPMKLQDLLKSGLWRNLNNFFQFEHQNTMLQPVGGMDMIGKGFAKQLGGLIRYNAKVTEIKQDERGVTVTYVDQKAKGAPKQVQADWCVCTIPASILSQIPTTVSAKMKAAIEAVPYVTSVKVGLQFKRRFWEQDEMIYGGISSTNLPINTISYPSDNFGSKGPGVLLGAYQIVQANSFALASMTAPERIAFALEHGSKIHPQYKSEFDNGVAVSWHRMPFTLGCGGMWSPASRKEHYNNICQIDGRMVLAGEHVSYVNWWQEGAILSALDAITRLHERIVKA, from the coding sequence ATGGGGAGTGAAACCCAGAACGATTCCGGCATGAGCCGGCGCGATCTTCTCGCAATGGTCGGCATGGCCGCCGGCAGCGTGGCGATGTACCAGGCGATGACCAGCATGGGTCTTGCCGGCGAATCCACCTATCGCGGATCACCCAATTTGAAAGGCGCACCGAAGGGGACGTCGGTTCTTATTCTGGGCGCCGGTCTTGCTGGCCTGACAGCGGCTTATGAGCTGCGCAAGGCTGGCTACAAGGTGACGGTGCTCGAATACAATGAACGCCCCGGCGGCCGGAATTGGAGCATCCGTGGCGGCGACAAAATTACCGAACTCGGCGGCGAGACGCAGACCTGCGGTTTCGCCAAGGGGCACTATTTCAATCCTGGCCCCTGGCGCATTCCCTACAATCATCATGCGGTGATCGACTATTGCCGGCAACTCGGCGTCGCGCTCGAGCCTTTCGCTTGCTTGAATCACAACGCCTATTTCCATTCAACGAACGCCTTCGGCGGCAAGCCGCAGCGCATTCGTGAAATCGACGCCGATCTGCGCGGCCATGTCTCCGACCTGCTCGCCAAGTCGGCCCAGCAAGACAAGCTCGACGAGAGCGTCTCGAAGGAAGACAAAGAAACCCTGCTTACTGCATTGCGAAACTGGGGCGGCCTCGACAACGAATACCGCTACACGAAGAGCGCTGCCGCGGCCACGCTCCGTGGCTACGAGAGATATCCCGGCGGCGGCCTTGCCGGTCCCTCGACGCCCAGCGAACCGATGAAACTGCAGGACCTTCTCAAGTCGGGACTGTGGCGCAATCTCAACAACTTCTTCCAGTTCGAACACCAGAACACTATGCTGCAGCCGGTCGGCGGCATGGACATGATCGGCAAGGGCTTCGCCAAGCAACTCGGCGGCCTCATCCGCTACAATGCGAAAGTGACGGAGATCAAACAGGACGAGCGTGGCGTCACCGTCACCTATGTCGATCAAAAGGCCAAGGGTGCGCCCAAACAAGTCCAGGCCGACTGGTGCGTGTGCACCATTCCCGCGTCCATCCTGAGCCAGATTCCCACCACCGTCAGCGCCAAGATGAAGGCCGCCATCGAAGCCGTGCCCTATGTCACCTCGGTGAAAGTGGGTCTGCAGTTCAAGCGGCGTTTCTGGGAACAGGACGAGATGATCTATGGTGGCATCAGTTCCACCAACCTACCGATCAACACGATCTCCTATCCCAGCGACAACTTTGGCAGCAAGGGCCCCGGCGTGTTGCTCGGCGCCTATCAGATCGTGCAGGCCAACTCCTTTGCGCTTGCGTCCATGACAGCGCCCGAGCGCATCGCTTTCGCGTTGGAGCACGGCAGCAAGATCCATCCGCAATACAAGAGCGAATTCGACAACGGCGTCGCCGTCTCCTGGCATCGCATGCCCTTTACACTGGGCTGCGGCGGCATGTGGAGCCCGGCGTCGCGCAAGGAGCACTACAACAACATATGCCAGATCGACGGACGCATGGTGCTCGCCGGCGAACATGTCTCCTATGTGAACTGGTGGCAGGAGGGTGCCATTCTCTCGGCGCTCGATGCCATCACCCGTCTGCATGAACGCATCGTCAAAGCGTGA
- a CDS encoding alpha/beta hydrolase, which yields MLSALALVLAALLAVSLALFLFTGWQTRRLNALYPARGQFVDVEGARIHFTDTPAIGATKGAVLLLHGASGNEADMRLPLAGRLAALGYRVISVDRPGLGRSARLGGPDDASPARQAQLLRAAAEKIGVTQAIVVGHSLAGVLSLQLALDHRSFTQGLVLIAPVSHPWPGGIAAYYTAAALPFIGPLFSHTITLPIGLALIAPSLTAVFHPQMIPGDYRSRTGIDLVLRPASFRANAQDVAVIEDFVKRQAPRYRSIAVPTIIVTGDKDGIVYTHIHSAGCARDIPGATLTVLPGIGHSPHWAYPDAVVQAILQVTERMKIPRL from the coding sequence ATGCTTTCCGCACTCGCGCTGGTCCTTGCCGCTCTTCTCGCCGTTTCGCTGGCGCTCTTCCTGTTCACTGGCTGGCAGACGCGCCGTCTCAATGCGCTTTATCCGGCACGCGGCCAGTTCGTCGACGTGGAAGGAGCGCGTATCCATTTCACCGATACGCCTGCCATAGGCGCCACGAAGGGCGCGGTCTTGCTACTCCACGGCGCCAGCGGCAACGAGGCCGACATGCGCCTACCGCTGGCCGGTAGATTAGCGGCGCTTGGTTATCGCGTGATCAGCGTCGACCGACCAGGCCTGGGCCGAAGCGCGCGCCTCGGCGGCCCCGACGATGCTTCACCGGCGCGCCAGGCGCAGTTGCTGCGCGCGGCGGCGGAAAAGATCGGTGTCACGCAGGCCATCGTCGTCGGTCATTCATTGGCCGGCGTATTGTCCCTGCAACTGGCGCTTGATCACCGCAGCTTCACCCAAGGATTGGTGCTCATCGCACCCGTCAGCCACCCCTGGCCAGGCGGTATCGCGGCTTATTATACGGCCGCGGCGTTGCCGTTCATCGGCCCGCTTTTCTCCCACACGATCACTTTGCCGATCGGCCTTGCTCTCATCGCCCCCTCGTTAACGGCTGTCTTCCATCCGCAAATGATACCTGGCGATTATCGCAGCCGTACCGGCATCGACCTTGTTTTGCGGCCGGCGAGTTTTCGCGCCAATGCCCAGGATGTCGCCGTCATCGAAGATTTCGTCAAACGGCAAGCGCCGCGTTATCGCAGCATCGCGGTGCCCACCATCATCGTCACAGGTGATAAGGACGGCATCGTCTACACTCACATACACAGTGCCGGCTGCGCCAGGGACATTCCAGGGGCCACATTAACCGTACTGCCCGGCATCGGTCATTCGCCGCACTGGGCCTATCCCGACGCGGTGGTGCAAGCGATCCTGCAAGTCACAGAGCGAATGAAAATACCGCGCTTGTAA
- the ykgO gene encoding type B 50S ribosomal protein L36 translates to MKVRNSLKSLRTRHRANQLVRRKGRVYIINKVQKRFKARQG, encoded by the coding sequence ATGAAAGTCCGTAACTCTTTGAAATCGCTGCGTACGCGCCATCGCGCCAACCAGCTCGTGCGCCGCAAGGGCCGCGTTTATATCATCAACAAGGTGCAGAAGCGCTTCAAGGCACGTCAGGGCTAA
- a CDS encoding ABC transporter substrate-binding protein, translating into MRLKGILPTALLALGVSAASAQQPPLKVGMITTLSGPAGYLGQDIRDGFQLAIDLNKGALGGRNVQLVVEDDSLKPGNAKQIASKMLSEQGIKIFTGVVFANVAFAAVPEILDSNAIYVSANTASATFAGKECHPNYFVSSWQDDSQGESAGALAQSLGYKRAFLVAPNYQAGKETMEAFKRFYKGAVVGEAYTGLDQTDFAVVMAQIRAAKPDVVYEFEPGGLGIAFLRQYQQSGLLKEIPMVVHPASLDQAIAQAVGDAAIGVKVTSHWNEDFDNPINKTFVAAWRAKYGDRPITYYAAQGYDAALLIGAGLAKDPAGGDNPSAFRKALLAANIPSVRGPFKFGPNQHPIQDWYALKAERAADGKMVLKTDAKVLTAHGDSYSGQCKAPAN; encoded by the coding sequence ATGCGTTTGAAGGGCATTCTACCGACTGCATTGCTGGCACTGGGCGTCAGCGCGGCCAGCGCGCAGCAGCCGCCATTGAAGGTCGGCATGATCACGACGCTCTCGGGCCCCGCCGGCTATCTCGGCCAGGACATTCGCGATGGCTTTCAACTCGCCATCGATCTCAACAAGGGCGCGCTCGGCGGCAGAAACGTGCAGTTGGTCGTCGAAGACGACAGCCTGAAACCCGGCAATGCCAAACAGATCGCCAGCAAGATGCTGTCGGAACAAGGCATCAAGATCTTCACCGGCGTCGTTTTCGCCAATGTCGCCTTCGCGGCCGTGCCGGAGATTCTCGACAGCAATGCCATCTATGTCAGCGCCAACACCGCGTCGGCGACCTTCGCCGGCAAGGAATGCCATCCGAACTATTTCGTCAGCTCCTGGCAAGACGACAGCCAGGGCGAAAGTGCGGGCGCCCTGGCGCAATCGCTTGGCTACAAGCGCGCCTTCCTCGTCGCGCCGAACTATCAGGCCGGCAAAGAGACGATGGAAGCCTTCAAGCGCTTCTACAAAGGCGCCGTGGTCGGCGAAGCCTATACCGGCCTCGATCAAACCGACTTCGCGGTGGTGATGGCGCAGATTCGCGCTGCCAAGCCCGATGTCGTCTATGAGTTCGAGCCGGGTGGCCTCGGCATCGCCTTCCTGCGCCAGTATCAGCAGTCCGGCTTGCTCAAGGAAATCCCGATGGTCGTTCACCCGGCCTCCCTCGACCAGGCGATCGCTCAGGCGGTGGGGGATGCAGCCATCGGCGTGAAGGTCACCAGCCATTGGAATGAGGATTTCGACAATCCAATCAACAAAACCTTCGTCGCCGCCTGGCGCGCCAAATATGGCGATCGGCCGATCACCTATTACGCGGCACAGGGTTACGACGCGGCGCTCCTGATCGGCGCCGGCCTCGCCAAGGATCCGGCCGGCGGCGACAATCCAAGCGCCTTCCGCAAGGCCCTGCTCGCAGCCAACATCCCGTCCGTGCGCGGCCCGTTCAAATTCGGTCCCAACCAGCACCCGATCCAGGATTGGTATGCCCTCAAGGCCGAGCGGGCGGCCGATGGCAAGATGGTGCTGAAGACCGACGCGAAAGTGCTGACCGCCCATGGCGACAGCTATTCCGGACAGTGTAAAGCACCGGCGAACTGA
- a CDS encoding NAD(P)/FAD-dependent oxidoreductase, with protein MVQQTGAGRRAEIAGAGIGGLTAAAALAQRGWSVTVHERAPTLRTFGAGIYIWSNGLRVLKAIGAYDQATVGAHIGPVFHTRDHHDATMEEIPINGPGGARLITILRETLINSLVETCRRSGVEILTNSEVTGATPDGELLLADGAKRKADLVVGADGVNSRVRDSLDLLMYRKQLGYGAIRMLIARDDSDVRPEDRDRYIEYFTGTRRILYTPASSTDLYVALCCASDDKQALQVPADRALWTDSFPHLASLVARFGDAGRWDEFEVIKLKAWSKGRVAILGDAAHAMPPYLGQGGGCALMNGIGLAATVAGAPDVAKALVDWEARERPMTEHTQDTAECLGDMNFWPDDVRSQVLKITGQCREIAMERMKTALHAPTATEAL; from the coding sequence ATGGTGCAGCAAACCGGGGCAGGGCGTCGGGCGGAAATCGCCGGTGCGGGGATTGGCGGCCTGACGGCAGCAGCGGCGTTGGCGCAGCGTGGCTGGTCTGTCACCGTGCACGAGCGCGCGCCGACCCTGCGCACTTTCGGCGCCGGCATCTATATATGGAGCAATGGCCTGCGCGTGTTGAAAGCCATTGGCGCCTATGACCAGGCAACCGTCGGCGCGCATATCGGCCCAGTGTTCCACACCCGTGATCATCACGACGCAACCATGGAAGAGATTCCGATCAACGGTCCGGGCGGTGCGCGGCTCATCACGATTCTGCGCGAGACGCTGATCAATTCGTTGGTTGAGACGTGTCGCAGGAGTGGCGTCGAGATCCTTACGAACTCGGAAGTCACAGGTGCGACGCCAGACGGCGAATTGCTGCTCGCCGATGGTGCGAAGCGCAAGGCCGATCTGGTGGTCGGAGCCGATGGCGTCAACTCCAGAGTGCGCGATAGCCTCGATCTGTTGATGTATCGCAAACAGCTCGGTTACGGCGCCATCCGCATGCTGATCGCGCGCGACGATAGCGATGTGCGGCCTGAAGATCGTGACCGCTATATCGAGTATTTTACCGGTACGCGTCGCATTCTCTATACGCCAGCAAGTAGCACCGATCTTTATGTGGCGCTGTGCTGCGCCTCCGATGACAAGCAGGCCCTGCAAGTGCCTGCCGACCGCGCCTTGTGGACGGATTCCTTTCCGCATCTGGCGTCGCTGGTCGCGCGTTTCGGCGATGCGGGCCGCTGGGATGAATTTGAAGTGATCAAACTGAAGGCCTGGAGCAAGGGCCGCGTCGCGATCCTTGGCGACGCCGCTCATGCGATGCCGCCTTATCTCGGCCAAGGCGGCGGTTGTGCATTGATGAATGGTATCGGTCTGGCCGCAACTGTTGCTGGCGCGCCCGACGTGGCGAAGGCGCTGGTCGACTGGGAAGCACGCGAGCGGCCGATGACCGAACACACCCAAGATACGGCGGAATGTCTCGGGGACATGAACTTTTGGCCCGACGATGTGCGCTCGCAGGTGCTCAAGATTACCGGCCAGTGCCGCGAGATCGCCATGGAGCGGATGAAGACCGCCTTACATGCGCCAACCGCGACGGAAGCGCTTTGA
- a CDS encoding alpha/beta hydrolase, which yields MKSVKLGANTFSYDDAGEGDVILLLSGWCQDHRLFKMLAPELAKTHRVIRLDWRGHGDHREHDGDFTTADQASDVIAFLDHMNIDKAVPLSTSHGGWANVETADRLGIARVPRVVVIDWIQTTPPEDFLRMIDDLQDRTNWENGRGDLFNYWIGETKNQDIINHVNNEMASYSFEMWARSGREIAIAYRKWGNPMQRMAAFKEARPITHIYSQPFEPEYAQAQLDFATRNNWYRPNKLPGATHFPTLEQPKVVADTIRAFLR from the coding sequence ATGAAATCCGTCAAACTCGGCGCCAATACGTTTTCCTATGACGATGCCGGTGAGGGCGACGTCATTCTGTTGCTTTCGGGCTGGTGCCAGGATCATCGCCTGTTCAAGATGCTGGCGCCGGAACTGGCCAAGACCCATCGCGTCATTCGTCTTGATTGGCGCGGCCATGGCGACCATCGCGAACATGATGGCGACTTCACCACCGCCGATCAGGCGTCCGATGTCATCGCTTTTCTCGATCACATGAACATCGACAAAGCGGTGCCGCTGTCCACCTCCCATGGCGGCTGGGCCAATGTCGAAACCGCTGATCGGCTAGGTATAGCGCGGGTGCCGCGTGTCGTCGTGATCGACTGGATCCAGACGACACCGCCGGAGGATTTTCTGCGGATGATCGATGATTTGCAGGATCGCACCAACTGGGAGAACGGTCGCGGCGATCTCTTCAACTATTGGATCGGCGAAACCAAAAACCAGGACATCATCAATCACGTCAATAACGAGATGGCGAGCTACAGTTTCGAAATGTGGGCCCGATCCGGCCGAGAGATCGCCATTGCCTATCGTAAATGGGGCAATCCGATGCAGCGCATGGCGGCTTTCAAAGAGGCCCGGCCGATCACCCATATCTATTCGCAGCCCTTCGAGCCCGAATACGCGCAGGCGCAGCTCGACTTTGCTACCAGAAACAACTGGTACCGACCTAATAAACTGCCCGGCGCAACCCATTTTCCGACGCTGGAACAGCCGAAGGTGGTCGCCGATACGATACGTGCCTTCCTGCGGTAG
- a CDS encoding MFS transporter — protein MTALPVRLALLAGNFITGLVVMAPAAMLHPLAEGLNVSVRDAGLLVTYGAVILCIASPLVAWLTSGMDRRTLLVGSLATVALAHLASAFATSYPAVLALRLVMLFFAAVFTPQAAGTVALLVPEKDRPGAIAFVFIGWSLSIAVGMPLMTFLATSFGWRFALAALGVGALLTGVFVFAALPGRLKGASLSLSSWAAIGRDRVIFILLAITILQISGQLVVFTFMGPSLSLIGAGPSVIALFFGLFGVASFVGNIIASRIVAPLGAFVTSGISTGMVATGLLLWGFGGSLLWVMGIGVAIWGLGFAASNAMQQARLYGAAPALAAVTVALNTSAVYVGQAAGSYVSGEMFTRDLTSLMGYAGAGFVLVAWMLWWVTRPRAVVKTA, from the coding sequence ATGACTGCCTTGCCCGTGCGCCTGGCGTTGCTCGCCGGAAATTTCATCACCGGTCTCGTCGTGATGGCGCCGGCTGCCATGCTGCATCCTTTGGCCGAGGGGCTGAATGTCAGTGTGCGCGATGCCGGTTTGCTGGTCACCTATGGCGCGGTGATTCTGTGCATCGCCTCGCCGCTGGTGGCCTGGCTGACCAGCGGGATGGATAGGCGCACGTTGTTGGTCGGTTCGTTGGCGACTGTGGCGCTGGCCCATCTTGCCTCGGCGTTCGCGACATCTTATCCGGCGGTGCTGGCGCTGCGCCTTGTCATGCTGTTCTTCGCGGCGGTGTTCACGCCGCAAGCCGCCGGCACGGTAGCTCTGCTCGTGCCCGAAAAAGACAGGCCCGGCGCCATCGCCTTCGTGTTCATCGGCTGGTCGCTGTCGATTGCTGTCGGCATGCCACTGATGACTTTCCTGGCGACATCGTTTGGCTGGCGTTTCGCTCTTGCCGCCTTGGGGGTCGGCGCGCTGCTCACGGGCGTCTTCGTCTTCGCCGCTTTACCCGGCCGGCTGAAGGGCGCGTCCCTGTCGCTGTCGAGCTGGGCCGCGATCGGGCGCGATCGCGTGATCTTCATCCTGCTGGCGATCACCATTCTGCAGATCAGTGGCCAGCTCGTCGTCTTCACATTCATGGGGCCCTCGCTCAGTCTCATCGGCGCTGGCCCCAGCGTGATCGCTCTGTTCTTTGGTCTGTTCGGCGTCGCCAGTTTTGTCGGCAATATCATTGCGTCGCGTATCGTGGCGCCGCTTGGCGCCTTCGTCACATCGGGAATTTCCACCGGCATGGTCGCCACGGGTCTTTTGCTCTGGGGCTTCGGCGGCAGCCTGCTTTGGGTGATGGGCATTGGCGTCGCCATCTGGGGGCTTGGCTTCGCGGCGTCCAATGCGATGCAGCAGGCGCGACTCTATGGGGCGGCGCCAGCGCTGGCGGCGGTGACCGTCGCGCTCAATACCTCGGCCGTTTACGTCGGCCAGGCGGCCGGCTCCTATGTCAGCGGCGAAATGTTCACGCGCGATCTGACCTCGTTGATGGGTTACGCTGGCGCCGGCTTCGTTCTGGTGGCATGGATGCTCTGGTGGGTCACGCGGCCTCGGGCGGTTGTCAAAACCGCCTGA
- a CDS encoding fumarylacetoacetate hydrolase family protein → MTSSPLADVLLAAHSSATQARYGATLAPASAAEAYAVQVAVAQGLQAQASGWKVGFRPEGGAFAAPVLSSGVVRSGARWRLAPGIGGVKIEAELAIRFGRDLPLRPGQPYTRDDLLAAIDEIFVGIELVASRFSNVEEAPFDARVADNFNNGAYVIGGGTKTFSALDLSQIRCRLMVDGVVKNDRLGGHGDGDPLIPVVAWANVQADAFGGLRAGQFITTGTLNDPVPLNGPGKLEASLEGIGTVSVEIVV, encoded by the coding sequence ATGACGTCTTCGCCGCTCGCCGATGTTTTGCTTGCAGCGCATAGCAGCGCGACCCAGGCGCGCTATGGCGCGACGCTGGCGCCAGCCAGTGCCGCCGAGGCCTATGCGGTGCAGGTGGCGGTGGCGCAGGGCCTGCAGGCACAGGCAAGTGGCTGGAAGGTCGGCTTTCGGCCGGAAGGCGGCGCTTTCGCCGCGCCGGTTCTGTCGTCAGGTGTCGTGCGGTCCGGCGCGCGCTGGCGGCTCGCGCCGGGTATCGGCGGCGTCAAGATCGAGGCCGAGCTGGCGATCCGTTTTGGCCGCGACCTGCCGCTGCGTCCGGGTCAACCCTATACCCGTGACGATCTGCTGGCCGCGATCGATGAGATTTTCGTCGGCATCGAGCTCGTCGCATCGCGTTTCAGCAATGTGGAAGAAGCGCCCTTTGATGCGCGTGTCGCCGATAATTTCAACAACGGCGCTTATGTGATCGGCGGCGGCACGAAGACTTTCTCGGCGCTCGATCTGTCGCAGATCCGTTGCCGGCTGATGGTCGATGGCGTGGTGAAAAACGATCGCCTGGGCGGTCATGGCGATGGCGATCCGCTGATTCCGGTTGTCGCCTGGGCCAATGTGCAGGCGGATGCTTTTGGCGGGCTGCGTGCCGGTCAGTTCATCACCACCGGCACGCTCAACGATCCGGTGCCGCTTAATGGCCCAGGCAAACTCGAAGCGAGCCTTGAGGGCATCGGCACGGTGAGTGTGGAGATCGTGGTGTAA
- a CDS encoding cupin domain-containing protein: protein MSTNPNRMTIRRPGNAQPSAPGTASKPFWAEILLEGGEGEMTAMRAHFDPGSISHWHSHPRGQFLYVLSGLGRAQRDGGAVEELRAGDAVWFAPGEKHWHGAAIDSPFSYLSLQPREGGRFVDWMEAVES, encoded by the coding sequence ATGAGCACGAACCCAAACCGCATGACCATCCGCCGCCCTGGCAATGCGCAGCCCTCCGCACCTGGCACGGCAAGCAAACCGTTCTGGGCAGAGATCCTGCTGGAAGGCGGCGAAGGCGAGATGACGGCGATGCGCGCCCATTTCGACCCTGGCAGCATCTCCCATTGGCACAGCCACCCACGCGGCCAGTTCCTCTATGTGCTCTCCGGCCTTGGCCGCGCCCAACGCGATGGTGGCGCGGTGGAGGAATTGCGCGCCGGCGATGCCGTCTGGTTCGCGCCCGGTGAAAAACATTGGCATGGCGCCGCCATCGACAGCCCGTTCAGCTATCTCAGCCTGCAGCCTCGGGAAGGCGGACGGTTCGTCGACTGGATGGAAGCGGTGGAAAGCTGA
- a CDS encoding tautomerase family protein translates to MPVVRVSLLKGKSPEYLRALSENIQRAMVETFNVPPRDRFMVIHQQEPNELIFDRTYLAGPRSDDFVLIAISVGKPRTAETRKAFFKRLVDLLGQSPGLRPEDIMAFITTSTPDEWSFGNGIAQMSQPGWETLAWGDAP, encoded by the coding sequence ATGCCCGTTGTCCGCGTCTCCCTGCTCAAGGGCAAATCGCCCGAATATCTCCGCGCCCTATCGGAGAACATTCAGCGCGCCATGGTCGAAACCTTCAACGTGCCGCCGCGCGACCGTTTCATGGTCATCCACCAGCAAGAGCCCAACGAACTGATCTTCGACCGCACCTATCTCGCCGGCCCGCGCTCGGACGATTTCGTGCTGATCGCCATCAGCGTTGGCAAACCGCGCACGGCGGAAACGCGGAAGGCCTTTTTCAAGCGGCTCGTCGATCTGCTCGGCCAGTCGCCTGGCCTACGGCCAGAAGACATCATGGCCTTCATCACCACGTCGACACCCGACGAATGGTCCTTTGGCAACGGCATTGCCCAGATGAGCCAGCCTGGATGGGAAACGCTCGCCTGGGGAGACGCGCCATGA